Part of the Paludisphaera borealis genome, TCCTCGATCGTCTCCCAGGCCAGGAAGATCTCGTTCAGCTCGGGATCGTCGATCGCGGCCAAGGGCTGCTTGCCGAGCAGTCGGACGAATTTGAACTGGTCGAGGAAGGTCCAGTTCTCGTTGGAGATGATCAGGCAACGCATCTCGACCCAGCGGTCGAGCAGCCACTGAACCCCCTCGGGCGATTCTTCGAGCCGGGCGACGAAGGCCGACGGATCGTCCGACCAGGCCGGCCCGGAGATCGGCAACAACCGTTTCCCCGCCATGTAGAACAGCTTGCGGCCGTAATCACAGACCTTCTCGGTTCGCTTCGCCTTCGACCGCAGCATGGCCCTGCGCACATTTCGAGCCAGGAGCGCGGACTCGTGCCGCTCGGCTCGGTCGAGGGTCCAGGAGATCCGCGCGGCCCGGACGACCAGCTCGCGCTCGACGGCGTTAGTCGGCTGGTAATCGTCGATCCACTCCCGGATCTTGGCTTCCAGCTCGGCCGGGTCCTCGTGCGGCAGGACGGGATTGACGGTCGCGGCGCGCATTCCGTGCTTGAGGGCGTTGAGCCGCGATCGGGCCTTGCCCTCGTCGGTTTTCGGTCCGCAGCTTTTTTTGGCGTTCGCTCGGTTGGCCTGAAGCTGGGCGGTAGTCGACATGGGCGGGAATCTCCTCGGAGGGGGCGTCGTCGAACGGGCCTCTGAGGATAAGGATGTCGCCAGATGTCGCCTTTCAGAAAAGATTCCGGCTTATTCCGAAGATTCCGGTCGCGCGGGCGTGGCGAGCACCCTCCGAATGGAAGCCATCATGACGCCGAGGCGACACCCGACGTCATGAGATGGGAGGTTTTTCGCATGGCGTCACGACCGGGTCCGGTAGGGGCGCCCCTTGTGGGTGCCCGGTTCGTTTCACGCCGACCGCTCACGCTCGGCGATCGGGCACCCACAAGGGGCGCCCCTACGGCAAACCACAGACCGGAATTTTCATGGCCGACCGCGGAACGACCGCGATCCCCCATTTTCATGGGGATTCGCGGCGGTTCAACGAGTCAGGCTGCGGGAGCCGCGTTGGGCTTGGTCCTTCGTTTGTAGATCGCCCCGACCGGTGCCAGGCCGATGCAGACGGCCAGGCACGAGAGGCCCAGCCAGTCGCCCAACGACGAGTACATACCGACTCGGCCGTCGAGCGGGACGGTGACCTGGAGCACTCCCTCGGTGAGCCTCGGCAGCGTCTGCAAGATCCGACCGTTGCCGTCGATCAGCGCCGAGATCCCCGTGTTCACGGCCCTCGCCAGGGGGACGCGATTCTCGATCGTCCGGAAAACGCTGACCGCCAGGTGCATGTCGAGTTCGGCCGACCCGTGGAACCAGCCGTCGTTGGAAAGATCCACCAGCAGATCAGGCTGGCGGTCGCCGGGCGCGTCGGAGAAGAAGCGGCGGGTGAGGTGGGGGACGGTGTCTTCGAAGCAGATCCCGACGGCGATCCGGTACGCGCCCAGGTTGAGCAGGTTATACGCATCGCCGAAATTCAGGGTCGGGACGTAGCCGTTGCGATACGGCGTGAAAAACATCAGCCAGGGCATGCGTTCGAGGAACGGGATGTACTCGCCGAACGGGACGAGATGGATCTTGTTGTACATCTGCACGGTCCGCGACTGGGGCTCGACGAGGATCGCCGAATTGTACTTGTTGAATGAGTCCGGCTTGTGGTTGTAGACGATGCTGCCCACGAGCATCGGGGCAGCCACCGCGTCGGTCATCCCGTACACGTCCTCTGCGATGTCCTTTTGTTTCTCTCGCCAGAACTCGGGGGTGATGTTCTCGGAGATCATCCGGACCTGCTGTTTGAGTGTGTCAACGGAGGTCGCGGGGTCGATGGCGATGAAGCCGTAGGGGTACGAGGTCTCGGGCCAGACGATCAGGTCGGGCTTGGGCTCTCGGGCCGTCGCGCGCGTCGCCAAGGCCCGGAGCTTCTCCCGGATCTGGAACGGGTAGGCGTCGTTCTTTTCCGAGTCGTTCTTGTACTTCTGCTCGATGTTCGACTGGATCAGGGCGAGCCGCGGGCCGTCACGGAAATCGGCGGTCGAAAGCCGGTACGCGCCGTAGAGAATCGTCCCGCCGAGGCACGCGCCAAGGACCCAGAGGCGCGCCACCTGCTTGGGCCGCAGCCTGGCCCCCGCGGCGGACTTGTACAACAAGGGAAGCGACAGCAAATCGACGATCCAGGCGTTGACCAGCGCGATCAGAAAGCTGACGCCCAGCGCGCCGGCGACGTCGGCGATCTGGATCAGATGGAGCGAACGATACTGGGAGTGCCCGAGGTAATACCACGGGAACCCGCTCAAGAGATGAGCGCGGACGTGCTCCAGCCCGACCCAGAGGATTGGCGCGGCCAGCATCAGCGGCAGCCTGAGCCTGAGCACCGCCAGCCTGGCCAGCGCCAGAAAGCCCGGCCACCAGAACGAGAATGCGAAGGCCATCGCGAGCCAGGCGACCCAGGCGGTCGCGTCGGTCAGGCGGACCCATTGGAGGCTCAGGGTCCAGAAGACCAATCCGCCGACCCAGGCGCCGAGGTACAGCCTCAGCCGGGGCCCGCGCTCGACCACCAACTGGAACAACGGCGCGAGGGCGATCCACGCCAGCCAGCTCCACTCGATCGGCGGAAAAGCCGACCAGAGGAACAGGCCCGACGTGATCCCGGCGATCACCGGGTGTCGCGAGACCCGGTCGGTCAGGCTGATCCGAGGTCCCGGCCCGGTCGTCTCGACGTCGGCCTTCGGCGCATTCATCATGAAATCTTTCTCGCCCATCCTCGGCTCGCCGAACCGAGGCGTTCGGCCGTGCTCTGGAAAAGTCCTCGGCGTAGGTTAACGCAAGGGCAGGAAACCGACAATTTCACCTGCCTCGTACGTCTCCTTCACCTCGGGAAGGATCAGGAACCCGTCGGCGACAGCCGCCGAGAGCAGGTCGGCCGACCCGCTCCAGTCCAACGCCTCGACCCGGAGGGGCTCGCCCGGCACCAGGCTCTCTCGAAGAATCCGCGCCGGCAGATAGGTCGTCAGCGTATTGCGATGGCTCACGCGGGTCGCCAGACGAACCTCGATCCGATCGTCGTCCGCCGCCGCGCCGGCGAGGACGTGCAGCACGGGCCTCACGAACACGAGGAAGTTGACCAAGACGCTCAGCGGGTTGCCGGGCAGCCCGAAGACCAGCGGCCCCGGCCGATCTGCTCGCGGAGATCCCACGCCGAACCAGAGCGGCTTGCCGGGCTTGATGCGGATCTTGTGGAAGATCGGCCGGACGTTCAACGCTTCGAGCGTGTGCGGCACGAGATCCTTCTGCCCGGCGGAGACCCCGCCCATGACCAGCACGACGTCGAAGTCGAGCGCCGGGCGAAGCCCCTCTTTGAGCGCTTCGGGCTCGTCGCCCAGGATCGGCGAGGTCCAGGTCTCCGAGGTCAGGCCGTCGACGAACCCTCGGAGCATGACCGCGTTGGAGTTGCGAATCCGTCCCGGTCCAGGCGGCTGGCGGAAATCGACCAGCTCGTCGCCGGTCGGGATGATCGCGACCCTCGGCCGAGGGATGACGCGGACGCTTGCCGCCCCCACGGCCGCGAGAACGCCGAGCGTCGCGGGTGTGAGCCGGGTGCCGGAAGGGATCAGTCGATCGTCGGCCCGGTAAACCTTGCCCTGGGGCAGGCGGTTGAGGCCCGGCTTGATCTCGTGCTCCTCGATCTCGATCGTGTGGCCGATCCGTCGCGTCCGCTCGTGCATGATCACGGCGTCAGCGCCGGGGGGGAGGGGAGCGCCGGTGGTGATCGTCGCGGCTTCCCGGTCGCCCAGCGGACGTTGCGGAATCTGGCCGGCGAGGATCGTCTCGCCCAGTTCGAGCCGAAATGGCGGCCGAACCAGGTCGACGCTCCGCACGGCGTAGCCGTCGACGAGCGCCTTGTCGAACGGCGGCTGGTCGGCGTCGGCCACCACGTCCTGAGCGAGCGTCAGGCCGAGGGCCGATTCGAGATCGCAGTCGACCGCTCGCAAGGCTCGCGCTTGTTCGAGAACCCGAACGAGCGCTTCATTCATCGACAGCATGGCGAGGCTCCGACCTGGATTGACCGTGACGGGCGCTGGGGGCCGGCGGCCGTCAGGAGGCCGCGCTTTCGAGGAAGTTGCGCAGCAGCTTGATCCCCTCGATCGTCAAGAAGCTCTCGGGATGGTACTGGACCCCTTCGAGCGGGTACGTCTTGTGGCGGACGCCCATGATCTCGCCTTCCTCAGTCCGCGCTACGACCTCAAGCTCCTCGGGGAGCGTTCCCGGCTGGATGACAAGGCTGTGATAGCGGGTCGCCTGAAACGGATTGGCGAGCCCCCGGTAAATCCCCTTGCCGTCGTGGTGGATCAGCGAGGTCTTGCCGTGCATGATCCGATCGGCGCGGACGATCTGGGCACCGAAGACGTGCCCCACGCATTGATGTCCCAGGCAGACGCCGAGCATGGGGATGTGCGGTGCGAACCGCTCGACCACCTGGTTGGAGATTCCCGCTTCCCTGGGGGTGCAGGGGCCCGGCGAGATGATCAGGTGGGAGGGGTTTCGCGCGGCGATCTCGTCGAGAGTGATCCGATCGTTGCGGACGACTTCCAAGTCGACGCCGGGATCGATCTCGCCGAGCCGCTGGACCAGGTTGTACGTGAACGAATCGTAATTATCGATCAGCAGGATCATGACAGAACCTTCTGCCGCGCGGGTTGTTCCGGCGACGACCGCGTCGCGGACCACAGGATGAATGGATCGTAACGTTCGCGCCATGCGACTGGAAGAGAAACCGCTCGGATTCGCGGCCGTCGGTCCTGGCCCATGCTAGATTGGCGAGGAATCTCGGCTGAATCCAGCCGATCCGCGCGCTCGTCGAGGAGGACGCTCGTCCGTCATTCGAGGGGCCTGCTCGGGGGTTTCGACAAGGAGGATCGAGATGACCGCCGCGATCATGACGTTGGGATTGGTACTGGCCGCGGGCAGCGCCGGCGAATGCCCGAACCCCGCACGGTGCCCTCATCAAGGACACCATCACCATCATAATGGCTCGGGCGGATTCATCCTGCCGCCGGGCCCCGGCGACGGCTGGGGCTTTCCCAACGGCGACCCCAACGGCGCCGGATGGTACGACCCGGCCCCGTATCTGCCGCTGGGCGCCGACCGGACCTCGGATTATTTCTTCCCTCGCTACTACGCCGTTCCGCCTCAGCAGATGTTCCTGTCGACGTACTACAACGCCTATGAAAACAAGGGGCAGCGTTATCTGCCGTACACCGGGGCGGGAGGCGATCATCCGATGGGGGCCCCCCTCTGGACACCGCGATCACGCCCATGCAGCCTTACAGCACGCTCAACAATTCGCAGCCGGTGACCGCCGCGCCACTCCTCCGAGGCCGGGTCGAAGCGACGCCGCTGCCGGCTTCGGGCGGATCGGGCTTGACTCCTTGACGACGACGTTCCCCGGGGGCCCTCGCTGGAGCCCTCTTGACGTCCGGGTACTCTCAAGTCGGCCCCAACCCGCTTATCTGGAGCGTCTTGGGGCCGACGTGCTATTCCGGTCCTTGCCAAAGCCGACGCAGTATTTTACGATCGTTCATCCTGGAAAGCGCGGATCTGGACCTTGTGAAAGGTCGCCGTCGGGAAAAGGTTGCGAACCTTTTCGCCGAAAGAGCCGTAGCACCCCCAACGTACCGGCTCGTCAAATTCTTGAGATCGCCGTCCGGAGCTACCGCGAACCCGTCGCGGCGCGGCTCGGAGCGTCGTATCCAAGATCGATCCGCAAGCGTCCTCCGCAATTCCAGTCGAGCAACCAGTCCGAGTCGACAGCCGCAGTCCTTTTCCGCCTCATTCGCTATATCTGAAGTATTCGGCTGATCGCTCCCGACCTTGGCCTCGGCTGGCGCTGTTTCTTGAGCACTGATCCGCTCGCACCCGTTTTCGAGTTCCAACCTGAGTTGAGGCGCCACCCTACCATGAGTTCCGAAGTCATCATCGAGACGCGAAATCTGACCAAGGTCTATCGCGATTTTTGGGGACGCCCGAAGGTTCAGGCGCTCAAGGCTCTTGACCTTCAGGTGCATCGCGGCGAGATCTTCGGCCTGCTGGGGCCCAACGGCTCGGGCAAGACCACGACGATCAAGCTGCTGCTCGGGCTCGTCTTCCCGACTCAGGGAGACGCCCTGATCTTCAACGAGCCCACCTCGAACGTCGCCAAGAACGAGCGGATCGGCTACCTTCCCGAGGAATCGTATCTGTACAAGTTCCTCAACGCCGAGGAAACCCTGCACTTCTACGGCCGGCTGTTCAAGATGTCGTCGGCCGAGCGGCGCAAGCGGGTCGACCACCTGATCGACATGGTCGGCCTCACGTCGGCCAAGCACCGCCAGTTGCGCGAGTACTCCAAGGGCATGCAGCGCCGCATCGGCCTGGCCCAGGCGCTGATCAACAACCCCGAGTTGATCCTGCTCGACGAACCGACCTCCGGCCTCGACCCGATCGGCACCGCCGAGATCAAGGAGCTGATCCGCGACCTCCGCGAACAGGGCAAGACGATCGTCCTCTCGGGCCACCTCCTGGCCGACATGCAGGACATCTGCGACCGGATCGCCATCCTCCATCGCGGCGAGCTCAAGGAGCTGGGCAAGGTCACCGATCTGCTCACGGTCCAGGACGTCACCCAGATCAAGGCCAAGAACCTGCCGCCGAGCGCCCTGGAAGAGATCCGCGAGGTCATCGCCCGCCACGGCGTCGAGAACGTCACCATCGATCATCCGACGACGACCCTCGAAGAACTCTTCCTGCGGATCGTCCGCGAGAGCGAACTGCACCCGGGCCGCCGCAAAGTCGCCGCCGACGTGCGTCCCTTCGAAGAGCTGACGGGCTCGGCGCAAAAGTCCTGACGTCTCCCGGGCCGTTGCAACGCTCAACGCCTCGACGATGCATCGGATCCTCACTCCGGTGCCGTGGGGCGTCGCCGCGGCCCAGCTCCGTGGAAGTGGAATCGGTCGATCTCGCGACCGGCCGTCCGAAGCCGTCGCGAAAGGTCGATGAGGGCCTCGGCCCAATCCCTTCCACGATCGCCCTCGATGTGACAAGGCAATCATCTATTTCGTTTTCGTCATTCAACGGTTCGGCGCCGTGCGACGATCTCCGGCGACCGCCCCGCCCATCCCCGGAGACGCGGCCTGAAACTCCGGGCCGGCGACCGCCCCGCACCGAGGAGCTACTTCACCGATGTCCGCGTTTCTCTCATGGCCCATCATCTGGGCGCAGGCGGCCGCGGCCGCCCCGCCGCCCGAAATCTCCAAAGAGCTGCGCAACACGCTCTTCTGGTTCTTCCTCGCCGGCGAGCCGATGTTCTCGATCCCCGGCCTGCTGGGCGCGATGCTCACCTGGCTGAAGGCGATCAGCCTCCTCTCGCTGCTCGGCTGGCTCGGCTACTGGCTGTCGACCGCCGTCCGTGAGCGCGTCGTCGGCGTCGGCAAGTGGTTCGACTACTTCGGCGTCGCCGCGCTGGTCTTGATCCCCGCCACGGTGCTGGTCAAGGTCCTGGAGACCGAGAAGCGGATCACGGCGCACACCGTCGGCCCGATCCCCTTGACCTCGCTGCTTGGCTTCCTGGCCGTGGCCTGCGTCTTCGTTTGGGCGCTGATCGGAATCTGGGGGACCATCCGACGTCTCGGTCGGCCGAGCGACTATCTCGTCACCGCCGGCGTTCTGGCGGCCTTCGCCCTGGGCATCGGCGTCGGAATCGTCATGGAGCAGAACAGCTTCCTGCCGCAGATGATGGCGGGCGCGAAGTCCACCTGGCAAGACGGCGTCGTCTTCGGCGCCAGGTTGAGCATGACGTACATGGGTTACGTCGTGTTGCTTCGCGTCGGGCTGCTGTTCCTCGGCGAATTGCTGGCGGTCCGCGCCCGACGGCTCTACTCGATCGCTCGCGTCTGCCTCTACGAGGCCAACCGGAAGATGTGGGCCCCGTGGGTCGTCATCATCGTCTTCGGCCTGGTCCTGGCCTTCACGCACTGGTTCTTGCAGGCGCCCCGCCCGGCCGAAATGAGTCGGCTGTACGTGGGAACGCTGACGCTGCTCTGCTCGCTCTTGCTCACCTCGATGGTGACGATCCTCACGCCGATCAGCCTGCCGACCGACATCCAGCAGCAGACGATCTACACCGTCGTGACCAAACCGGTCCGCCGGCTTGAGATCATCTGGGGACGGATGATCGGCTACATGGCGCTGGTCACCGTGCTCGTCGTCGTCTTCGGCGGCGTCAGCTTGATTTACCTCTGGCGGACCGTGGGTTTGACCATCGACGCGACCGAGGCGGCGGCCGTCAAGGCCGAGAAAGAGAACCGCACCCGCGACCAGGCCCAGCTCAACGAACAAGCCCTTCAGCTCCGCTCGCGACTCCAGGCGCGGGTGCCGGTGATGGGCTCGCTGTCGTTCCTCGACTCGAAGGGGACGCCGCACGCGATGGGCATCGACGTCGGCCAGGAACAGTCGATGAAGGAGCCCCGCAGCCACATCGAAGGCGCGACCCCGGCGACGGCCATCTGGCGGTACGGCATCGTCCCCGACCCGTTCTCGCCGGTCAACCGGCCGGTGATGCTCGACCGTCGCATCCCCGTCGACGACTTCCTCCCCCGCGGCACGGTCGAGGGAGAGCTGAACCGGACTTTCGAAATCAACCAGCAGATCGCCGCGGCCGAGCAGGCGAAGAGCCAGCCCAACATCCCCCCCGCGGAGGTCAGCCGGCTCGACGGCGTCATCGCCCGCAACCGCGAGGAGCTCGAACGGGCCCAGCGCGAATACGAGGGGCTGAAGAAAAAGGCCGACGACCTTGATGCGGCGGGCAAGGCCGACGAGGCCACCGCGTTGCACGCGCCGCCGGTCACCCTCGAGATGAGCTTCAACGTCTACCGGACGACGAAGGGCCGGGTCGGCGAGCCGGTCTACGCCGAAATCCAGGTGTCGAACCCCAACACGGGGGCTGAGTACAGCGACATCTTCCCGATCAAGGAATATTACAC contains:
- the lnt gene encoding apolipoprotein N-acyltransferase; this encodes MMNAPKADVETTGPGPRISLTDRVSRHPVIAGITSGLFLWSAFPPIEWSWLAWIALAPLFQLVVERGPRLRLYLGAWVGGLVFWTLSLQWVRLTDATAWVAWLAMAFAFSFWWPGFLALARLAVLRLRLPLMLAAPILWVGLEHVRAHLLSGFPWYYLGHSQYRSLHLIQIADVAGALGVSFLIALVNAWIVDLLSLPLLYKSAAGARLRPKQVARLWVLGACLGGTILYGAYRLSTADFRDGPRLALIQSNIEQKYKNDSEKNDAYPFQIREKLRALATRATAREPKPDLIVWPETSYPYGFIAIDPATSVDTLKQQVRMISENITPEFWREKQKDIAEDVYGMTDAVAAPMLVGSIVYNHKPDSFNKYNSAILVEPQSRTVQMYNKIHLVPFGEYIPFLERMPWLMFFTPYRNGYVPTLNFGDAYNLLNLGAYRIAVGICFEDTVPHLTRRFFSDAPGDRQPDLLVDLSNDGWFHGSAELDMHLAVSVFRTIENRVPLARAVNTGISALIDGNGRILQTLPRLTEGVLQVTVPLDGRVGMYSSLGDWLGLSCLAVCIGLAPVGAIYKRRTKPNAAPAA
- the glp gene encoding gephyrin-like molybdotransferase Glp translates to MLSMNEALVRVLEQARALRAVDCDLESALGLTLAQDVVADADQPPFDKALVDGYAVRSVDLVRPPFRLELGETILAGQIPQRPLGDREAATITTGAPLPPGADAVIMHERTRRIGHTIEIEEHEIKPGLNRLPQGKVYRADDRLIPSGTRLTPATLGVLAAVGAASVRVIPRPRVAIIPTGDELVDFRQPPGPGRIRNSNAVMLRGFVDGLTSETWTSPILGDEPEALKEGLRPALDFDVVLVMGGVSAGQKDLVPHTLEALNVRPIFHKIRIKPGKPLWFGVGSPRADRPGPLVFGLPGNPLSVLVNFLVFVRPVLHVLAGAAADDDRIEVRLATRVSHRNTLTTYLPARILRESLVPGEPLRVEALDWSGSADLLSAAVADGFLILPEVKETYEAGEIVGFLPLR
- a CDS encoding anthranilate synthase component II, producing the protein MILLIDNYDSFTYNLVQRLGEIDPGVDLEVVRNDRITLDEIAARNPSHLIISPGPCTPREAGISNQVVERFAPHIPMLGVCLGHQCVGHVFGAQIVRADRIMHGKTSLIHHDGKGIYRGLANPFQATRYHSLVIQPGTLPEELEVVARTEEGEIMGVRHKTYPLEGVQYHPESFLTIEGIKLLRNFLESAAS
- a CDS encoding ABC transporter ATP-binding protein, with product MSSEVIIETRNLTKVYRDFWGRPKVQALKALDLQVHRGEIFGLLGPNGSGKTTTIKLLLGLVFPTQGDALIFNEPTSNVAKNERIGYLPEESYLYKFLNAEETLHFYGRLFKMSSAERRKRVDHLIDMVGLTSAKHRQLREYSKGMQRRIGLAQALINNPELILLDEPTSGLDPIGTAEIKELIRDLREQGKTIVLSGHLLADMQDICDRIAILHRGELKELGKVTDLLTVQDVTQIKAKNLPPSALEEIREVIARHGVENVTIDHPTTTLEELFLRIVRESELHPGRRKVAADVRPFEELTGSAQKS